The segment CAAGCTTACTGGGCAAATGAATTAGGCCAAATTCCTGTAAATAAAGGGGCCTTTGACCTTGTAGATACTGATAAAAATCCATATCTAGAAGTTTTAATGGAACAAGCAAAATACGCCATTGCAAGACCAGTTTTAGTAAACTATGCTAGGGTTGAAGAAATTATCAATGCTGAAATGGCCTTAGCTTTAAGGGGAGAAAAGAGTCCAGCTCAAGCTTTAAGGGATGCCGTTAAAGCGATAAATGAAGATCCAGATATCTTTCCTAAAAATTAACAATTAGGTAAAAAAGCCTTCCTGAATTGGAATTTTTCAGGAAGGTTTTTAAATTAATATTTGATTTAAAAACTAATCATGCTAAAATATATTTAGACTACAAAAAAATTAGGGAGTGGAGTTAATGTCTGAAAGCTACCTTAGCATGATTAGGAAAATGTCCCTTAACTTAAAGTATTATTTTATTGCCTCATTTTTTGCCTATTTAGGTCTTGGGGCAGGGAATGTTTTAGTTAATCTTTTTTTAATGGAAAAAGGGTATGGAGAAAATGTCGTCGGTGTATTTTTATCTATTAAATTGTTTACAACTGGAATCCTCGCTCTACCTGCTGGAATCCTTTGTAATAGAATGGGCTATAAATGGAGTTTAAAAAAAGGTTTATTTTTTATAGGTATAGGGATAATAATCCTTACCTATTTTAATGGTCTAGTAGCTATATATCTAAGTAGTTTTTTGTGGGGATTAGGGTTATCTGTTTTTGCAGTTTCCGCTCCTCCATTTATTCAAGATAATGCAGAAATGAAACATCGTCAGCAGGCTTTTAGTATCAATTTTTCAGTAATGATGTTTTCTAACATGATGGGTAATTATATCTCAGGAAAAATGGCTGAAGTCCTCCCTTATGGAATTTTGAAAAATTATCAAGTAACCCTTACTGTTTTTGCCCTTTCTACTTTTATAGGGATTATTTTCTTAGCTAATATTAAAGAAAAAGTAAAAGGGGAAGAGAAGTTTAATTTAAAAAATCACATTGTAGGAATAACATCTCTAGTTAAAAAAGATAATAATATTGTTAGACTTTTATTGTGCCATGGTATAATTGGTATGGGAGCAGGTTTAATAGTTCCACTACTTAATGTATTTTTAAAAAATAATGTAGGTGCTACTACATCTCAGATTGGGACTATTATGTCTCTATCCCAAACTACAACTGCCATTGCCGGTCTAATCACACCTTATATAGTCCTTAGATTAGGTAAAGTTAAAACAGTTACTACTTTAAGACTTCTTTCAATTCCTTTTTTAATAGCAATTGCCCTTTTGCAAAATATTTATTTAGTAGCAATAGCTGTTTTTGTAAGGAGTAGTTTAATGAATATGACCCATCCTGCTGAATTGGAATTTTCAATGGGATTAGTGGGTAAGAATAACAGGGCCTTTTTAAGTGCACTCTTAAAAACCGTTGAAAGTGTAGGAAGGTCTTTTAGCGTATTAGCAGGTGGATACATTATGGCAAATTTAGGGTACTCCCTTCCATACTATATAACTTGTTGTCTTTATTTCATCGCTGTAATTCTTTTCTATTCTTGGTTTAATTCTGTAGAAATTGAAAATAAAATTACAATAAGTAATTGACAAAGGAAAAAATAACTAGTAAAATAATAGTAAAAGAAATACCCCTTAGGGGTATAGGAGGGATAATATGATTTACGATTGTATAATAATTGGTGCAGGACCAGCTGGCTTATCTGCTGCTTTATATGCTGCTAGGGCAGAGTTAAAAACCCTCTTAATAGATAAACAAGGGCCAGGGGGGCAAGCTGCTACCACCCACCTTGTAGAAAACTATCCTGGAGTACCTTCAATTACAGGACCTGACTTGACATCTAATATGTTTAGCCAAGTTATGGAACTGGGAGTTGAATTAGTTGTAGAAGAAATTCAAAATATCTCCCTAGATGGAAAGATTAAAGAAATAGTGACAGATGGTGGAGAATACAAAGGTAAAACTGTGATTATCGCCACTGGAGTAGAACCTAAAAAGCTCGGTGTAGCTGGAGAAAATGTTTTCAGAGGTCGAGGGGTATCCTATTGTGCAACTTGTGATGGAGCTTTTTATAAAGGGAAAAGGGTAGCCGTTATAGGTGGTGGAGATTCTGCTGTAGAAGAAGGAAATTTTCTTACAAGATTTGTTGATAAGTTATATATAATCCATCGCCGTTCAGAGCTCCGAGCTACAAAAGTGGTACAAAAAAGGGCCTTTAACAATCCTAAAATAGAGTTTATTCTAAATTCTGTAGTTAAAGAAATTAAAGGGGATACAAAGGTAGATGGGGTAATAATTGAAAACCTAGTCACAGGTGAGAAAATGGATCTGGAAGTAGATGGAGTTTTTATTTACATAGGTAATACCCCAAATACTGAATTTTTACAAGGTCAAATAAACTTAGATGAACAGGGTTATATTATAACAAATGAAGAAATGGAAACTAATGTTCCTGGAGTGTATGCAGCAGGGGACATAAGGGTTAAATCTTTAAGGCAAATTGTTACCGCTGCTGCTGATGGTGCTATTGCAGCAGTTAAAGCGGAAAAATATATTGAAAACTTAGAATAGGAGGATGATATTATGTCAAAGGCGTTAGAAATAACCAGTGCTAATTTTAATCAAGAGGTTTTAGAAAGTGAAGTTCCTGTATTAGTTGATTTTTGGGCTCCATGGTGTGGTCCTTGTAAAATGTTATCACCAATTATTGATCAATTGGTTGATGAATATGGTGATAAA is part of the Anaerobranca gottschalkii DSM 13577 genome and harbors:
- a CDS encoding MFS transporter; translation: MSESYLSMIRKMSLNLKYYFIASFFAYLGLGAGNVLVNLFLMEKGYGENVVGVFLSIKLFTTGILALPAGILCNRMGYKWSLKKGLFFIGIGIIILTYFNGLVAIYLSSFLWGLGLSVFAVSAPPFIQDNAEMKHRQQAFSINFSVMMFSNMMGNYISGKMAEVLPYGILKNYQVTLTVFALSTFIGIIFLANIKEKVKGEEKFNLKNHIVGITSLVKKDNNIVRLLLCHGIIGMGAGLIVPLLNVFLKNNVGATTSQIGTIMSLSQTTTAIAGLITPYIVLRLGKVKTVTTLRLLSIPFLIAIALLQNIYLVAIAVFVRSSLMNMTHPAELEFSMGLVGKNNRAFLSALLKTVESVGRSFSVLAGGYIMANLGYSLPYYITCCLYFIAVILFYSWFNSVEIENKITISN
- the trxB gene encoding thioredoxin-disulfide reductase — its product is MIYDCIIIGAGPAGLSAALYAARAELKTLLIDKQGPGGQAATTHLVENYPGVPSITGPDLTSNMFSQVMELGVELVVEEIQNISLDGKIKEIVTDGGEYKGKTVIIATGVEPKKLGVAGENVFRGRGVSYCATCDGAFYKGKRVAVIGGGDSAVEEGNFLTRFVDKLYIIHRRSELRATKVVQKRAFNNPKIEFILNSVVKEIKGDTKVDGVIIENLVTGEKMDLEVDGVFIYIGNTPNTEFLQGQINLDEQGYIITNEEMETNVPGVYAAGDIRVKSLRQIVTAAADGAIAAVKAEKYIENLE